The Nicotiana tomentosiformis chromosome 2, ASM39032v3, whole genome shotgun sequence genome includes the window CTCACTCGGTTAtgaaggctacgaagtccaaatttgatcaaattgcctaaatccttgtgaaaatattcataaggcatgaataaaatcttcacaagacagaaaacaaaatagaagcaagtcggcaaagaAAAGGATAGTTTttatacaagattgtttacatgacTGATTACAACATAGAAAATAAGGGCTAAGCCTTTTGGTTATCCCCGGaagcggtctcttctctatcgggtTCCCCCCGTTCTCGGACCCGCACGTACtctcatcatcgtcatcattatcatcatcgtcatcattatcatcatcgtcatcatcgaaAACTAAGGCTTCAGCATCGCCTTCGAGTTCTTTAGCTCATTTTATCTCTTCAATGAGATCGAAatctcgagcatggatctcctcgagggtctccctccgagatcggcacttagcaagttcagcgacccaataTGCTCGATTAttggcggtctcggctgcctctcttactTGGACTTGGgtagcttcagcatcggcccgatagatggccacgagtgcatccgcatcgtcCTTTAccttttcggcgtcagattcggccttggcaagttcagaggccaaccgagcctcgagctcctttattcttcttgcttggaccgagcctttctccttcattttttgaaGCTGGTTtttggccgatgataattgggctcgagcagcttctttctctgcagtaaagcggtccattccttctttccacttcaaagactccacTTTCATCTCATCAACCTCCTCACTaagtttcccgatcatctcaattttttgctgcagctgtgtgaccgaaaaattagccatcgttccggtatcaagcccataggtttttaaaagtatcattacctgctcggacagatcggtatgatcttggtaagccttggccaactcagctcggagatcttttatttcctctcccatttgccctaagaggagcttaagggagttcctctcctccgtaacccgttaGAGATCAGCCTCATATCGACACAGCTCGgttcgggaccgagaacatgattcTCAATGAACTACCGCGGACTGTAAAGAAAGAAtaaacgaagttagaaaagaaaagcaaacataaaggtaatgccatataatttaaggcttacccgattcaaatCCTGCTGaactccgtgaaaaagatctgatgcgtCACTTGTACCGGTAGTGTCCTCGACACCGATAAACATGTCATGAAAATGATCCTCTCCATCATAAGGCCTGTCtaattcgagggcccccaaagcttgggcttcccgaatcgcccctgcaGAAAAtgcagggaaggtgggcgagttTTCGATTGCTATTTCCCCAAGTGGATCACCtagagcattctcttcggttcaaAGAGATTCGGGgagagccccttcagacatatcctgCATCAGTTGGCTTCGATAGGGAGCATCTCcgatctccaacaactcggggactctgcccgaatctttctccgatatatcttcagtttgaggtagagccttatgaaccaccatcgatccagctgcctgtggaacatcggtggtcttcttcgttcCGGCCTCCAGCGCGGACCcatcgttctcttcttcttcttcttcttcttcttcttcttcttcttcttcttcttccctcagacgcagaactgattctgcggtcaaaggaatgatattcttgttcggcttacgagccgtcctcttcttcaaTTTTTGGTCTTCAAGGATGtgggctcttttcctcttattatcttttaCCGGCTTTGGGATAGAGCCCGAAGCCTCTTCCGCGACCTATGAGGGCCTCAAAACTGCATCTTTTTCCACTCCTACATATGAGAAATTTTATTAAAGTATATGGAAAGCGtctcgttcgaactaccaaaaggtacgagaaaggggcttaccgtgatttttggcctcccatcgaccctttgacaaatcacgccatgagagctcggcgtatgtggaggttgAAGCcagagctcgtacccagttcttgagatcgggtactgctccgggcatccagagGACCGCTGCATCACAGAAAAAAGaatatcggtgagaaaagaaatgaaagggcaAAATAGAAAGAAGTAACAGCAGAACTACACTTACgattcatattccactcctcagAAAAAGGCATCTTTTCAAGTGGAATCAGATCctaagtccttactcgaacgaaccttcccatccagcctcgatccctgtcctcgtcaatgctcgagaacatagccttggtagcccgacgctaaagttttattaaccctcctcgaaaaaggcgagTACGGTACAATCAGATGATATGgtagggtgaaaggcatcccctcgattttgttcacaaagtatcgaatcaaaataacgatccgccaaaacgacggatggacctggcctagggtatTTGATATTGACGGCAGAAGTCGATAATAACAGAGTCGAGGGGgcccaatgtgaaagggtaaatagacacacttaaaaaccctttcacgtaagtgcTGATATCTTCGTTAGAAGAAGGGATTATTATTTCTTTAGTCTCCCAATTGTAATCTTTTTGTAACTATTTGAGGtgcctctcggttatcgaacacatgtacctcgatactggctcgcatcgGCTGGGAACCGATGAGCCCTTAttgaccttaaaatcagaggtaagaataCACACcccaggaacgcactcctcaggccgtggctctACCGCTGTTTCATCGgtggcacactgtgaagatgaaacTTTCTCTTTCTGAGCAATAGTttgtgatgtttttgccatttttgaattTAAAGGTTGAACATAGAAGTAATAAAAAAGATTTGGTAATTTTGAAGAAGGGCTTTTGCAAGGAGCAATCACATATTTGCATtaggaaatttggaagattgaagatgtaaaagtggtaaatggtaaaaagaagggctatttatagattaaagcaatggcggttcagtatcagtggtggccgaccaccgtctgacttgcattaaatgccttgaaaaactaaattgatgggacagctatcatgtGCGTCGTGATCGAGCCTAatgtaaacgtcagcttataatccaatcgagccattgagaaatcatatcgtttctcaccacatccttcccgagaaacaaggcgactatctgtatacagtcgaaatagatttcggcattcgtacgattgatcgaggttgtaacataatggatcgaataaagacttcgtaatatcaagatgggttccaaagagggtacaaacaagcttcggattccaggtataggtcaaacatcGAGTTCGAAGTCATCATCGAGCTCGGGTTCAAATCGAACtataatgagatgatttctagcttaaggggcagaggccaactGGGACCGAGCCCGAATCACCACCTAATCCCGAGTCCGCATCTAGCACTAGAAGCACTACCGACCAACACCGTGgacgatcgagctcgagctcacagacaagagccgttgtaaacatactaagggagagaatctcggcggaaattagggaaaagctgatttatcatgggttctccactacatatttttaattatatctaaagaaagatcctccactataaaggggatggttaCATTCCTATTGAGGGCAGTCATTTTCTTAcgttgtaattcaagcaccatattctcctatattcaaggaCTATTCTTTGAGACTTTATTAATTGATTCATTTCGCTTAGTCTAAacaatcatcttctttccaaccttgcttattttgcattctttgtaatccatattcgatatttctatttgtccttacaatttgtatcaagctatatcatatatccttagaactacgtacaaatttaactatatccgtttttcgggtaaataattttTAACGTGCCTCAAACCTAAATTATTCCatactttatttttaatttacAATATTAATATTATCGCATGAATTTTCTCTAGGACATGTTATGGTAGTCGAGTAATTTTCAAATGAGCAAACAGGAGTCTTATGCATTGTTGATTCATTCTGGCATTATTATACTGGGTAAAATACGTTATGCTACATGGCCACCTAAGAAGGGGACACGTGGAATCAAAACCGGAAGGATGGAAAACCGGGAACAACTATCTCGTGTGTCACCGAGAAAGGCAAGTTCGTAAGGGCATTAAGCATGCTGCGCCCGatgacatttaatgaagaatatttcaCAACATTAAAGAGTAACGACTCATTAAAGAAATCTGAGCATTTATGTTTACCATTAGGTTTCCATTATCACACTTTAATAATTGTCATTAGTGGTGGGCCCGACCATTACACCCACTGAGCTATAAATAATAGGCTTGACTATCATTGTAAGACATCTTTTCTGGGCATCAAAGAACATATTCTAATACATCATCTCAATACTATTTCTTTCCCTAGCTTGTTGTTCTTATCATTACCGTGCCCGGAAACCCTGTTTTAAGGCTCTCCAAATCTATCGTTTTATTTATATTTGAGCTAAGTATCTTGTACGAGAATTGATTAATTCATTATTGTTTGGGATCAAATTGATTCATCTttctagaaaccacgaacaaattgaactataccgttttacgggcaagcagtttggcgcccaccgtggggcctatgCAGTCGTGTTGTTCAGTTGATCCTTACCTCCTTTACTAACAAGCTTTGATCGTTCTTGTCTAGCAAAATCACAAAGAATGGGAATCAATACCATTAACAACACTCACAATCCTGAGGTTCAAGGGGAACACCCCCATTTTGAGGACTCAAATAGCGACACTCGCAATGAGGGGGAAGATGCCACGCCGGTGTATGACGGGCGGTACCCCAGACGAGTACGGGAAGCGACTCCAGATGATGCTGACCAGGGGCACATAGCAGAGGTGGTAAGGATCCTGCAAGAGCAATAGGCAATCATCTTAGGCCACCTCACGCGGCAGGATCAGGTCATGACAGAGTTAAAACAAGCATTATCGGgcgcttcaaataatgcaaatagGCGAGATCTAGTTCCTTCCATTGTTCCTACGAACCAAACAACGCAGAGAGTTGACAACAACACTCCaaggggtgaagttggctccgacggggctgGGGGGAGCAGATCTAGACTCAACAGCGATAACGATCCGTTCAAAGAGGAACTCTCTCAGTTTATGaaggaagtaaacgcccgcatggatcA containing:
- the LOC138905577 gene encoding eukaryotic translation initiation factor 3 subunit A-like, with amino-acid sequence MANFSVTQLQQKIEMIGKLSEEVDEMKVESLKWKEGMDRFTAEKEAARAQLSSAKNQLQKMKEKGSVQARRIKELEARLASELAKAESDAEKVKDDADALVAIYRADAEATQVQVREAAETANNRAYWVAELAKCRSRRETLEEIHARDFDLIEEIK